The proteins below are encoded in one region of Tsuneonella sp. CC-YZS046:
- a CDS encoding helix-turn-helix domain-containing protein, whose protein sequence is MFASFYRAEIEVRDGGRVVDHLLPEWGNVRLFRGDMPDAELSNGSRLSKASFVCTGPSSIPTRFELGTTRIWGIGLFPLGWAKFIGSSANEVANLVVDGEAHAAFGDFSALFRDLLENEPDDEAEYARIMAFLREKNARVVPDEERIRAVQLALVDPAISTVAEFADRAGLGQRTLERVCGRYFGFPPRLLLRRQRFIRSLVGFMLEPSTNWTRSIDGLYHDQAHFVRDFRSFMGMTPSEYAALDHPVLGAFMQERARIWGAAAQTLDNPGPQASSGLASPK, encoded by the coding sequence TTGTTCGCAAGCTTCTATCGGGCTGAGATCGAGGTTCGGGACGGTGGACGGGTGGTCGATCATCTTCTGCCGGAATGGGGCAACGTCCGCCTGTTTCGCGGAGATATGCCCGATGCCGAGCTGTCCAATGGCTCGCGCCTGAGCAAGGCGTCGTTCGTGTGCACCGGCCCAAGCTCCATTCCTACTCGCTTTGAACTGGGAACGACGCGGATCTGGGGGATCGGCCTGTTTCCCCTGGGCTGGGCCAAATTCATCGGCTCGTCGGCGAATGAAGTGGCCAATCTCGTGGTCGATGGTGAGGCCCATGCCGCCTTTGGCGATTTTTCCGCGCTGTTTCGCGACCTTCTCGAGAATGAGCCGGATGACGAGGCGGAATATGCCCGGATCATGGCGTTCCTGCGGGAGAAGAATGCGCGGGTCGTTCCCGACGAGGAGCGCATTCGCGCGGTCCAGCTCGCCCTGGTGGACCCGGCCATCAGCACGGTTGCGGAATTCGCGGATCGAGCGGGACTGGGGCAACGCACGCTGGAGCGGGTCTGCGGGCGCTATTTCGGCTTCCCGCCCAGGCTGTTGCTGCGGCGCCAGCGCTTCATCCGCAGCCTTGTCGGCTTCATGCTGGAACCTTCGACCAACTGGACCCGGTCGATCGATGGCCTGTATCACGATCAGGCGCATTTCGTGCGGGATTTCCGTTCCTTCATGGGCATGACGCCCAGCGAATATGCCGCGCTCGACCATCCGGTGCTCGGCGCCTTCATGCAGGAGCGGGCCCGGATCTGGGGCGCGGCCGCGCAGACCCTGGACAATCCCGGGCCGCAGGCATCCTCCGGGCTTGCTTCGCCGAAATAA
- the rplT gene encoding 50S ribosomal protein L20: protein MPRIKRGVTTRAKHKRLLDQAKGYRGRRKNTIRVARQAVEKAGQYAYRDRKVKKRSFRALWIQRINAAVRAEGLTYSQFIHGAKLAGIELDRKVMADLAMNEGGAFTAIIAQAKKALPA from the coding sequence ATGCCCCGTATCAAACGCGGCGTGACAACACGCGCCAAGCACAAGCGGCTTCTGGATCAGGCCAAGGGTTATCGCGGCCGCCGCAAGAATACCATCCGCGTCGCCCGTCAGGCGGTCGAAAAGGCCGGCCAGTATGCCTATCGCGACCGCAAGGTGAAGAAGCGCAGCTTCCGCGCGCTCTGGATCCAGCGGATCAACGCCGCCGTTCGCGCCGAAGGCCTGACCTATTCGCAGTTCATCCATGGCGCGAAGCTTGCCGGGATCGAGCTTGACCGGAAGGTGATGGCGGATCTGGCGATGAACGAAGGCGGCGCCTTCACCGCGATCATTGCCCAGGCGAAGAAGGCGTTGCCCGCCTGA
- the rpmI gene encoding 50S ribosomal protein L35, whose product MPKLKTKSGVKKRFKLTATGKVKHGVAGKRHRLISHNGKYIRQNRGTDVISDADAKVIKKWAPYGLN is encoded by the coding sequence ATGCCCAAGCTCAAGACCAAGAGCGGTGTGAAGAAGCGCTTCAAGCTCACCGCGACCGGCAAGGTGAAGCACGGCGTGGCCGGCAAGCGCCACCGCCTGATCAGCCATAACGGCAAGTATATCCGCCAGAACCGCGGGACCGACGTGATCTCCGACGCCGATGCGAAGGTGATCAAGAAGTGGGCCCCTTACGGCCTCAACTGA
- a CDS encoding gamma-glutamylcyclotransferase family protein, with the protein MAGHIFLYGTMLPQLARGCSARLAASLGEGRAATVRGLLYAVVSPLGSFPVLFGADQGIVAGQVYEIPGAAGWLEELDRYENYDPANEGASDYLRREVTATLADGSGIAAQAYLGRASATDGLLPIRHGDFTRFLAETGLRPYEA; encoded by the coding sequence ATGGCCGGGCATATTTTCCTTTACGGCACGATGCTGCCGCAGCTGGCGAGGGGGTGCTCCGCTCGTCTGGCCGCTTCCCTGGGGGAAGGGCGCGCGGCTACGGTTCGCGGGCTGCTCTACGCCGTTGTCTCCCCGCTCGGTTCCTTTCCGGTCCTGTTCGGTGCCGATCAGGGTATCGTTGCCGGGCAGGTTTACGAGATTCCGGGTGCGGCCGGGTGGCTGGAGGAGCTGGACCGCTACGAGAACTACGACCCCGCGAACGAGGGCGCGTCCGACTATCTGCGCCGCGAGGTGACGGCGACCCTGGCGGATGGCTCGGGCATCGCCGCCCAGGCCTATCTCGGGCGGGCATCGGCGACAGATGGCCTGCTGCCGATCCGGCATGGGGATTTCACGCGCTTCCTGGCGGAAACGGGGTTGCGACCCTACGAGGCGTGA
- a CDS encoding putative quinol monooxygenase: MGIARTYTLTAAQGLEGQLEGALRDLAGALAQADGSQGTLTLRGQAAPNEYRFLELWRDDEARKAAGQTVDKAIMQALMGALDGKPGTEDFDRLGG, translated from the coding sequence ATGGGAATCGCAAGGACATATACCCTCACCGCGGCGCAAGGCCTGGAAGGCCAGCTCGAAGGCGCGCTGCGCGATCTGGCCGGGGCGCTGGCGCAGGCCGACGGTTCGCAAGGCACCCTGACCCTGCGCGGCCAGGCCGCGCCGAACGAGTACCGCTTCCTCGAACTGTGGCGCGACGACGAGGCGCGCAAAGCGGCGGGGCAGACAGTCGACAAGGCGATCATGCAGGCCCTAATGGGCGCGCTCGACGGCAAGCCCGGCACCGAGGATTTCGACCGGCTCGGCGGCTGA
- the hisN gene encoding histidinol-phosphatase, with the protein MKLDSDIALAQRLADAAGEAIRPWFRQGLDTERKGDATPVTIADRAAEEAMRGILAAERPDDGIIGEEFGSRNVGASRQWVLDPIDGTAGFLAGRPIFGTLIALVVDGWPVLGVIDQPILRERWLGVTGRATTLNGQAARCRPCPSLADATLATTGPHYFDDHDGGHFMALAARTDHRRMVMGGDCYNYAMLASGQIDLVCEAGLKLHDWAALVPVVEGAGGTMCDWNGEPLHAASDGHVLALGDPARLEDVVEALACGH; encoded by the coding sequence TTGAAGCTCGATTCCGACATTGCCCTGGCCCAGCGCCTGGCCGACGCGGCCGGGGAAGCGATCCGGCCATGGTTCCGGCAGGGCCTGGATACCGAACGGAAAGGCGACGCCACGCCGGTCACCATCGCCGACCGCGCGGCGGAAGAGGCGATGCGCGGGATTCTGGCGGCCGAGCGGCCGGATGATGGCATCATCGGCGAGGAGTTCGGCAGCCGCAACGTGGGGGCGAGTCGCCAGTGGGTGCTCGATCCGATCGACGGGACGGCCGGTTTCCTGGCGGGCCGCCCGATCTTCGGCACGCTGATCGCGCTGGTGGTCGATGGCTGGCCGGTGCTGGGCGTGATCGACCAGCCCATCCTGCGGGAGCGCTGGCTGGGCGTGACCGGCAGGGCCACCACGCTCAACGGCCAGGCCGCGCGCTGCCGCCCTTGCCCCAGCCTCGCCGATGCCACGCTCGCCACCACCGGGCCGCATTATTTCGACGATCACGATGGCGGCCATTTCATGGCGCTGGCCGCCCGCACCGATCATCGCCGGATGGTGATGGGCGGCGACTGCTACAACTACGCCATGCTGGCCAGCGGGCAGATCGATCTGGTCTGCGAGGCGGGCCTCAAGCTGCATGACTGGGCCGCGCTGGTCCCGGTCGTGGAAGGGGCCGGCGGCACGATGTGCGACTGGAACGGGGAACCGCTCCACGCTGCCTCCGATGGCCATGTGCTGGCGCTGGGCGATCCGGCCCGGCTCGAGGATGTGGTGGAGGCGCTGGCCTGCGGCCACTGA
- a CDS encoding ribose-phosphate pyrophosphokinase: MKIMAGNSNLPLARAIAGYLELPLTDASVRRFADEEIFVEIHENVRGEDVFLVQSTSFPANDHLMELLIGIDALKRASAKRITAVVPYFGYARQDRKPGPRTPISAKLVANLITTAGADRVLAVDLHAGQIQGFFDIPTDNLYAAPAMAADIQARYGGQALTVVSPDVGGVVRARALAKRLDNAPLAIVDKRRERPGESEVMNIIGDVKGRHCILIDDIVDSGGTLCNAAQALLDSGATSVVAYITHGVLSGGAVQKVNNSALKELVITDTILATDAAKDSSRIRILSIATLIGEAIRRIADESSVSSLFD, encoded by the coding sequence ATGAAGATAATGGCCGGCAATTCCAACTTGCCGCTCGCACGGGCTATCGCCGGTTATCTCGAGCTTCCGCTGACGGACGCGAGCGTGCGCCGCTTCGCCGACGAGGAAATCTTCGTGGAGATTCACGAGAACGTTCGCGGCGAGGATGTGTTTCTGGTGCAGTCCACCAGCTTTCCGGCGAACGATCACCTGATGGAGCTGCTGATCGGGATCGATGCGCTCAAGCGCGCCTCGGCCAAGCGGATCACGGCGGTCGTTCCCTATTTCGGCTATGCCCGGCAGGACCGCAAGCCAGGCCCCCGCACGCCGATCTCGGCCAAGCTGGTTGCCAATCTGATAACCACGGCGGGGGCGGACCGGGTGCTGGCTGTCGATCTGCACGCGGGCCAGATCCAGGGCTTCTTCGATATTCCGACCGACAATCTCTATGCCGCCCCGGCGATGGCCGCCGACATTCAGGCGCGTTACGGCGGGCAGGCGCTGACCGTGGTTTCGCCCGACGTGGGCGGCGTGGTGCGCGCGCGCGCCCTTGCCAAGCGGCTCGACAATGCACCGCTCGCCATTGTCGACAAGCGGCGGGAGCGTCCCGGCGAATCCGAGGTGATGAACATCATCGGCGACGTGAAGGGGCGGCATTGCATCCTGATCGACGATATCGTCGATTCGGGCGGCACCCTGTGCAACGCGGCGCAGGCCCTGCTCGATTCCGGGGCCACCAGCGTCGTTGCCTATATCACGCATGGCGTGCTGTCGGGCGGGGCGGTGCAGAAGGTGAACAATTCGGCGCTCAAGGAACTGGTGATTACCGACACCATTCTCGCCACCGATGCCGCCAAGGACAGCAGCCGCATAAGAATCCTCTCGATCGCCACGCTGATCGGGGAAGCGATCCGCCGCATCGCTGACGAAAGCTCGGTTTCGAGCCTGTTCGATTGA
- the glpX gene encoding class II fructose-bisphosphatase encodes MPQQKATPASHVLDRVLVLEMVRVTEAAAIAASKLIGRGDEKAADAAAVEAMRRAFDGLYIDGTVVIGEGERDEAPMLYIGEKVGGAPDKGPKIDIALDPLEGTTITAKAGPNALAVLAAAEEGCLLNAPDVYMDKLAVGPGYPEGVIDLDRSVRENVEAVAAAKGVAADEIIVCVLDRPRHAELIAELREIGCGIQLIPDGDVAGVIATTDPDTTIDMYMGSGGAPEGVLAAAALRCVGGQFNGRLLFRNEDERARARKWGIEDLNRVYKLEDLAKGDCIFAATGVTDGSLLEGVKRLKGGRMTTESVVMRASSGTVRWVRGEHRLD; translated from the coding sequence ATGCCGCAACAGAAAGCCACGCCCGCCAGCCACGTCCTCGATCGCGTTCTTGTCCTGGAAATGGTCCGCGTGACCGAAGCGGCCGCGATCGCCGCATCGAAGCTGATCGGGCGCGGGGACGAGAAGGCGGCCGACGCCGCCGCGGTCGAAGCGATGCGCCGGGCGTTCGACGGGCTTTATATCGACGGCACCGTGGTGATCGGCGAGGGTGAGCGCGACGAGGCGCCGATGCTCTACATCGGCGAGAAGGTGGGCGGGGCGCCCGACAAGGGGCCGAAGATCGATATCGCGCTCGATCCTCTGGAAGGCACCACCATCACCGCCAAGGCGGGGCCGAATGCCCTGGCCGTGCTCGCCGCCGCCGAGGAAGGATGCCTGCTCAACGCGCCCGACGTCTATATGGACAAGCTGGCGGTCGGGCCGGGCTATCCCGAGGGCGTGATCGATCTTGATCGCAGCGTGCGGGAGAATGTGGAGGCGGTGGCCGCGGCCAAGGGCGTCGCCGCCGACGAGATCATCGTCTGCGTGCTCGACCGGCCGCGCCATGCCGAGCTGATCGCGGAGTTGCGCGAGATCGGCTGCGGCATCCAGCTCATTCCCGATGGCGATGTGGCGGGCGTCATCGCCACCACCGATCCGGACACCACCATCGACATGTATATGGGATCGGGCGGCGCGCCCGAAGGCGTGCTGGCCGCGGCGGCGCTGCGCTGCGTGGGCGGCCAGTTCAACGGCCGCCTTCTGTTCCGCAACGAGGATGAGCGCGCCCGCGCCCGCAAATGGGGCATCGAGGATCTCAACCGCGTCTACAAGCTGGAAGACCTCGCCAAGGGCGACTGCATCTTCGCGGCGACCGGCGTGACCGACGGTTCGCTGCTGGAGGGCGTCAAGCGCCTGAAGGGCGGCAGGATGACGACGGAAAGCGTGGTCATGCGCGCCAGTTCGGGGACGGTCCGCTGGGTGCGCGGGGAACATCGCCTCGATTGA